Proteins from a single region of Candidatus Scalindua japonica:
- the recA gene encoding recombinase RecA, translated as MVKSQKPESAEKGKPEASKKDQALERAVSQIERQFGKGSIMRLGEDQKLDVPVISTGSLSLDMALGVGGMPRGRVVEVFGPESSGKTTLTLHIVANAQKQGGTAAFIDVEHALDPDYAKRLGVNLDTLLVNQPDTGEQALEIAELLTRSNAIDVIVVDSVAALVPKAELEGQMGDSHVALQARLMSQALRKLTSVISKSKTCLIFINQIREKIGVMFGNPETTPGGRALKFYSSVRVDIRRIGSIKDGEKVIGNRVRAKIAKNKVAAPFKKAEFDIMFNQGISRSGDIVDLGVEAQVVEKSGTWFSYGEIRLGQGRENTKKFIESKPELLEEIEQAIARKTADEK; from the coding sequence ATGGTAAAGTCACAAAAACCGGAAAGTGCTGAAAAAGGTAAACCAGAGGCAAGTAAAAAAGATCAAGCTCTGGAAAGAGCAGTGTCACAGATTGAAAGACAGTTTGGTAAAGGATCAATAATGCGTCTGGGAGAAGACCAGAAGCTAGATGTGCCTGTAATATCAACCGGTTCGCTCTCTCTGGATATGGCCCTCGGCGTAGGTGGAATGCCGCGTGGAAGGGTAGTGGAAGTTTTTGGGCCTGAATCCTCAGGGAAAACCACTCTGACCCTTCACATCGTTGCCAATGCGCAAAAACAAGGAGGTACCGCTGCTTTTATCGATGTTGAACACGCCCTTGATCCCGACTACGCAAAAAGACTCGGTGTAAACCTGGATACTCTGTTGGTTAATCAGCCGGATACCGGAGAGCAGGCGTTGGAAATAGCAGAGCTTTTAACAAGAAGTAACGCAATTGATGTAATTGTTGTCGACTCTGTAGCCGCCCTCGTTCCAAAGGCTGAACTTGAGGGGCAGATGGGCGACTCACATGTTGCGTTACAGGCCAGATTAATGTCACAAGCGCTCAGAAAACTTACATCTGTGATCTCTAAATCAAAGACATGTCTTATATTTATCAACCAGATCCGTGAAAAGATTGGTGTGATGTTCGGTAACCCGGAGACAACTCCCGGTGGAAGAGCGCTGAAATTCTACTCCTCCGTCAGGGTTGATATTAGAAGGATTGGCAGCATTAAAGATGGCGAGAAGGTTATTGGAAACAGAGTGAGGGCTAAAATAGCAAAAAACAAAGTGGCTGCGCCATTTAAGAAGGCAGAATTTGACATAATGTTCAACCAGGGTATTTCCAGGTCTGGTGATATTGTTGATCTTGGTGTAGAAGCGCAGGTTGTGGAAAAAAGTGGTACATGGTTCTCATATGGAGAGATACGACTGGGACAGGGAAGAGAGAATACCAAGAAATTTATTGAAAGCAAGCCGGAATTACTGGAAGAGATTGAGCAGGCGATAGCCAGGAAGACAGCAGACGAAAAATGA
- the ahbC gene encoding 12,18-didecarboxysiroheme deacetylase, with product MIGISKLYCGTVEPSDAIRYGRDSGKLPSHLLQFSKDKKPVVVWNVGQRCNLKCVHCYSQSKDIEYSGELTTKEAKDMIDGLAEYGAPVILFSGGEPLMRDDLMELIAYAKEKGLRAVISTNGTMITEEKGEELKKFGLSYVGISLDGLKETNDKFRGIEGAFDDALMGIRNCLKLGIKVGLRFTINKRNAQDIPGIFELIEREKIPRVCFYHLVYSGRGSRLMEEDLTHEETRKVVDLIIDKTKAAHDRGNPLEVLTVDNHADGPYIYQRLLKEDPKRAAEVLELLKWNEGNSSGHGLACVSWDGAVHADQFWREHTFGNVRERKFGEIWEDKSNELLMKLKEKKNYVTGRCSKCKWLDICGGNFRARAESVHGDIWEPDPACYLTDEEIGLVADVPLAVR from the coding sequence ATGATTGGTATTTCAAAGTTGTATTGTGGCACGGTCGAGCCTTCCGACGCAATTAGATATGGAAGGGATTCAGGTAAATTGCCTTCGCATCTTTTACAATTTTCCAAAGATAAAAAACCTGTAGTAGTATGGAATGTGGGGCAGAGATGTAATCTTAAATGCGTACATTGCTACTCTCAATCTAAAGATATTGAATATTCAGGTGAACTGACAACAAAAGAAGCAAAGGATATGATTGACGGCCTTGCGGAATATGGCGCTCCAGTAATTCTCTTTTCAGGCGGTGAACCATTGATGAGAGATGATTTGATGGAGTTGATTGCGTATGCCAAAGAAAAAGGGTTAAGGGCAGTTATAAGTACAAACGGGACGATGATTACTGAAGAGAAGGGGGAAGAATTAAAAAAGTTCGGACTTTCTTATGTTGGTATCAGTCTTGACGGCTTAAAGGAAACCAATGACAAATTCCGTGGTATTGAAGGTGCATTTGATGATGCTTTGATGGGAATTAGAAACTGCCTGAAGTTAGGTATTAAAGTGGGGCTTCGTTTCACTATTAATAAGAGAAATGCGCAGGACATCCCGGGAATATTTGAACTGATTGAAAGAGAGAAAATCCCAAGGGTTTGTTTTTACCATTTAGTTTATTCCGGAAGAGGATCCAGGTTGATGGAAGAGGATCTTACACATGAGGAAACCCGTAAAGTTGTTGACCTCATTATTGACAAAACAAAGGCCGCTCACGATCGTGGAAATCCATTGGAAGTTTTAACTGTGGATAATCATGCTGATGGCCCATATATATATCAGAGATTACTTAAAGAAGACCCAAAACGAGCGGCAGAGGTACTTGAACTGTTAAAGTGGAACGAGGGGAACAGTTCCGGACACGGTCTTGCCTGTGTAAGCTGGGATGGTGCCGTACATGCTGACCAATTCTGGAGAGAGCATACTTTCGGCAATGTGCGTGAACGAAAATTCGGCGAAATCTGGGAAGATAAATCAAATGAACTTCTAATGAAACTGAAAGAGAAAAAGAACTATGTTACCGGCAGATGTTCCAAGTGTAAGTGGCTTGATATCTGTGGTGGTAATTTCAGGGCACGTGCAGAGTCAGTCCATGGTGATATATGGGAGCCTGATCCTGCATGTTATTTAACCGATGAAGAAATTGGTTTAGTTGCGGATGTGCCTTTAGCTGTCCGATAA
- a CDS encoding pyridoxal-phosphate-dependent aminotransferase family protein, whose translation MKKTYLFTPGPTQIPPEVVLAEASPMIHHRTSEFSDIFANVSENLKYVFQTKDGEVFTFASSGTGGMEACVANTLSRGDKAIVVSGGKFGERWAQICGTYGVNTVKIEVENGKAVDPAVVNDTIEKEQDAKVVFTTLSETSTGVIHNIEAIAKVVKGRNLLLAVDGISGIGVQPFKMDDWGIDIAVTGSQKGFMLPPGLAFVCVAQSAWDSIEKSDLPKYYWNLKKMRKALSSKTTAYTPAISLIMAAGKSIEIIRSEGIEKVWARHAKLAHATREGIKALGLELFANDAAGNVLTSVKIPKGVNFDAGIKKLRDETGVTIAGGQDELKGKIFRVGHMGYVNEFDIVLAISAVEKILHEGGYKVELGKGVSRVQEILVG comes from the coding sequence ATGAAGAAGACTTATTTGTTTACACCGGGCCCAACTCAAATACCGCCGGAAGTTGTTCTGGCAGAAGCAAGCCCAATGATTCATCACAGAACTTCTGAATTTTCTGATATATTCGCGAATGTGTCTGAAAATTTAAAATATGTTTTTCAGACTAAGGATGGTGAAGTATTTACGTTCGCCTCTTCCGGAACAGGCGGAATGGAGGCATGTGTCGCTAACACTTTGTCCAGGGGGGATAAAGCCATTGTGGTAAGTGGTGGTAAATTTGGAGAGAGGTGGGCACAAATTTGCGGCACATATGGTGTAAACACGGTAAAGATCGAAGTAGAAAACGGAAAGGCAGTAGACCCTGCCGTAGTGAATGACACAATCGAAAAGGAACAGGATGCAAAGGTGGTATTCACGACATTAAGTGAAACTTCAACCGGTGTTATCCATAATATTGAGGCAATAGCAAAAGTTGTTAAAGGCCGCAACTTATTATTGGCAGTTGACGGAATATCTGGAATCGGTGTTCAACCGTTTAAGATGGATGACTGGGGTATTGACATTGCTGTTACAGGTTCTCAAAAAGGCTTTATGCTGCCTCCTGGCCTGGCCTTTGTGTGTGTCGCACAGAGTGCATGGGATTCCATTGAGAAGTCTGATCTACCAAAGTACTACTGGAATCTTAAGAAAATGAGGAAGGCGCTGAGCAGTAAAACTACGGCTTATACTCCCGCAATTTCTCTTATAATGGCAGCAGGAAAATCTATCGAAATTATCAGGAGTGAGGGGATTGAGAAGGTCTGGGCGCGACATGCCAAACTGGCCCATGCGACAAGAGAGGGTATTAAGGCGCTGGGACTTGAGCTGTTTGCGAACGATGCTGCGGGCAATGTGTTAACATCTGTCAAAATTCCGAAAGGAGTAAACTTTGACGCCGGAATAAAAAAGCTGAGAGATGAGACAGGGGTAACAATAGCTGGTGGCCAGGATGAACTGAAAGGCAAAATATTCAGAGTTGGCCATATGGGTTATGTCAATGAATTTGACATTGTGCTGGCAATCTCTGCTGTTGAAAAAATTCTGCACGAAGGTGGTTATAAAGTAGAATTAGGTAAGGGAGTTTCCAGGGTTCAGGAAATTCTGGTGGGTTGA
- the trpC gene encoding indole-3-glycerol phosphate synthase TrpC has product MILDKIRAYKLTEVAESKKLVSIDSLKERCINVPEAVKSGTALKKENRIKFIAEVKKASPSAGIIREDFNYITIAKEYEAGGASAISVLTDKEFFKGDIKYLSEVKETVSLPVLRKDFIIDLYQIYEARAAGADLVLLIARILTKEQIEKFLSLSDELGMECLVEVHDNDELEKVLETEANIIGINNRNLDTFETNLETTLQLCHRIPEGKVVVSESGIKTREDVLVLEKAGIDAILIGETLMRSKDISKKIRELFCT; this is encoded by the coding sequence ATGATATTAGATAAGATACGTGCATATAAACTGACAGAGGTTGCTGAGAGCAAAAAGCTTGTCTCTATAGACTCTTTGAAAGAGAGATGTATAAACGTTCCGGAAGCAGTCAAGTCCGGTACGGCATTGAAAAAAGAGAATAGGATCAAATTTATTGCTGAGGTCAAGAAGGCATCACCTTCAGCCGGTATTATCAGGGAAGATTTCAATTATATCACCATAGCAAAAGAATATGAGGCAGGTGGAGCGTCCGCAATATCCGTGCTGACAGATAAAGAGTTTTTCAAGGGGGATATTAAATATCTCTCTGAGGTTAAAGAAACAGTCAGTCTGCCTGTCCTGAGAAAAGATTTTATAATTGATTTGTATCAGATATACGAGGCAAGAGCTGCCGGTGCCGATCTGGTGTTACTGATTGCAAGGATTCTCACAAAGGAGCAGATAGAAAAATTTCTTTCTCTGTCCGATGAGCTGGGAATGGAGTGTCTGGTTGAGGTGCATGACAATGACGAATTGGAAAAGGTGTTGGAGACAGAAGCAAACATTATCGGAATTAACAACAGAAATCTTGATACATTTGAAACTAACCTTGAAACTACACTTCAACTCTGCCATAGGATACCTGAAGGCAAGGTTGTCGTAAGTGAAAGTGGGATCAAAACGAGGGAAGATGTCCTTGTGCTTGAGAAAGCAGGTATTGATGCAATCCTGATAGGTGAAACATTGATGCGCAGTAAAGATATTTCTAAAAAGATAAGAGAGTTGTTTTGTACTTAG
- a CDS encoding redoxin domain-containing protein: MKKEKFMIPTVVIMFLTLCLTFNNIAVGELRQDPDAAMELNTIRKNLGTYSKMKPGDAKDYYEEALNELQAIVDMFAGTHEALEATFYIGATHNIMRNFIEAIAYFDEVLALQNEIDQNFKARLLYFKAQALIGSGNISGAKDVITELRIIEPGAANAFGKELGGTIRLGMHAPDFHTKDYKGNPISLSDFKGKIVVMNFWATWNDNCIEKISETKQLYRKFKGPGIQFIGISLDDEIDDLKGVLLQRNIEWSQIFEGMRYKGMMSKLFDVRQIPIIFVLDQQGRVQYIGNSVDKITQIISTLVVRGDKKPGGY, from the coding sequence ATGAAAAAAGAGAAATTTATGATCCCGACAGTAGTAATTATGTTTCTTACACTTTGCCTGACGTTTAACAATATTGCCGTTGGGGAATTGAGACAGGACCCAGATGCGGCGATGGAATTAAACACAATCAGAAAGAACCTTGGCACATATTCAAAGATGAAACCGGGGGATGCCAAAGATTATTATGAAGAGGCCCTTAATGAGCTTCAGGCAATAGTCGACATGTTTGCCGGTACACATGAGGCGCTGGAAGCGACTTTTTACATCGGCGCTACTCATAATATAATGCGTAATTTCATCGAAGCCATAGCCTATTTTGACGAAGTATTGGCTTTGCAGAATGAAATCGACCAGAATTTCAAGGCAAGGCTATTGTATTTTAAGGCGCAGGCCCTTATCGGGTCCGGTAATATTTCAGGAGCAAAAGATGTTATCACAGAATTAAGGATTATTGAGCCAGGTGCCGCAAATGCCTTCGGGAAGGAATTGGGTGGTACAATAAGGCTTGGAATGCATGCACCCGATTTTCACACTAAAGATTATAAGGGAAACCCGATAAGCCTGTCAGATTTTAAAGGCAAAATAGTTGTCATGAACTTCTGGGCAACATGGAATGATAATTGTATCGAGAAAATTTCGGAAACAAAACAGTTGTACAGAAAATTTAAAGGACCTGGTATTCAATTTATTGGAATAAGTCTTGACGACGAAATTGACGATTTAAAAGGTGTTCTGTTACAAAGAAATATAGAATGGTCTCAAATATTTGAAGGTATGCGTTATAAAGGTATGATGTCAAAATTGTTTGATGTAAGGCAGATACCAATAATTTTTGTGCTGGACCAACAGGGCAGAGTTCAATACATTGGAAACAGTGTAGATAAAATTACTCAAATTATTTCAACGCTGGTTGTCAGAGGAGATAAAAAACCTGGCGGGTATTAA
- a CDS encoding ferredoxin-thioredoxin reductase catalytic domain-containing protein, with the protein MNDTIEKFETDARKLVDDYVAENPYELNPDSHHVDKIIKSLAKRKLKNGFFYCPCRMLSDDKEIDAKIICPCEYHKEEIEKDGICSCDLFVSPDYKPASAV; encoded by the coding sequence GTGAACGATACAATAGAAAAGTTTGAAACAGATGCTCGTAAATTAGTTGATGATTATGTGGCGGAAAACCCTTATGAACTGAACCCGGATTCTCACCATGTGGATAAAATAATTAAGAGTCTGGCAAAGAGAAAACTGAAGAACGGTTTTTTTTACTGTCCGTGCAGAATGCTTTCAGACGACAAAGAGATAGACGCAAAAATTATATGTCCGTGCGAGTATCACAAAGAGGAGATAGAGAAAGACGGCATATGCAGTTGCGATCTTTTTGTAAGCCCTGATTATAAACCTGCCTCTGCAGTCTAA
- a CDS encoding ATP-dependent DNA helicase gives MLIEDVLGKNGVIAKKSGSYELRPEQLDMALAIEKAIEDNKHLIVEAGTGVGKSMAYLLPFIFWSVINNKKVIISTHTKTLQEQLIKKDLPFLRNALKSVNVFADTRDNNCPAQHEQKDEFDFFYALCVGGQNYLCLRRFHQAQKQGVFNTKKEFIEFEQIIQWETQAKRGLRSELDFEPSPAIWSKVCRESDLCFGKKCSFKDDCYYNKARRKEYKAQILVTNHHLFFANLASDGRVLPDFDAVVFDEAHTLEDIATGYFGVEVSNSRIKYMLDSILNPKTGKGLITRLFDSSNTFDQADKTGIISDCETLLKEAGSASDLFFSEVVEKYGTGNKTTRIRKKGIINNYLDKPLSNLYDLLESLSKQVKTDEDRLEIIAFANRCSETKRNIFTIINQELEECVYWAEVIRRKSRYGSFTNTLQLTNTLEPLNHKFSRCSLLAAPINVAREFERQIFGRIRPVILTSATLSINGNFKYIKGRLGIPVCAKPGTEKSLNNSEQEEFDPCVTTEDDYNEKAIGSPFNFSENALIYIPDNIPDPNLQPDKFKDNIIKHIEEIITYSQGRTFILFTSFKMLNSVYEEIWEELDEFTIFRQGDKPRYQLIEEFKTSEKAVLFGTATFWQGVDVPGEALKCVIITKLPFAVPDDPIIEARMELLKSQNKNPFMFYQVPQAITLLRQGFGRLIRSTTDTGVVAILDPRIKSKFYGKYFLNSLPDCKKVSEIEEIKNFFNPFEC, from the coding sequence ATGTTGATCGAAGACGTACTCGGAAAAAACGGAGTTATCGCAAAAAAATCAGGTTCTTATGAACTGAGGCCAGAACAGCTGGATATGGCACTGGCAATTGAAAAAGCCATTGAAGACAACAAGCACCTTATCGTAGAAGCAGGGACCGGAGTAGGAAAAAGTATGGCATACCTTCTTCCTTTTATATTCTGGAGTGTCATAAACAACAAAAAGGTAATCATCTCAACGCACACTAAGACGCTACAGGAGCAATTAATAAAAAAAGACCTTCCATTCCTTCGTAATGCATTGAAATCTGTTAATGTTTTTGCTGATACAAGAGATAATAATTGTCCTGCACAGCACGAACAGAAAGATGAATTTGATTTTTTCTATGCCCTTTGTGTAGGTGGGCAGAATTATTTATGCCTCAGAAGATTCCACCAGGCACAGAAGCAGGGTGTCTTTAACACTAAAAAGGAATTTATTGAATTTGAACAAATTATCCAGTGGGAAACACAAGCAAAGAGAGGTTTGCGATCAGAACTTGACTTTGAACCTTCACCAGCAATATGGAGTAAGGTCTGTAGAGAGTCTGACCTCTGCTTTGGCAAAAAATGTTCTTTCAAAGACGATTGCTACTACAATAAAGCGCGGAGAAAAGAGTATAAGGCACAGATACTGGTCACAAATCATCATCTTTTTTTTGCTAATCTGGCAAGTGACGGACGGGTTTTACCCGATTTTGATGCCGTAGTTTTTGATGAAGCCCATACACTGGAGGATATAGCTACCGGTTACTTCGGTGTCGAAGTTTCGAATTCCAGGATTAAATATATGCTCGACTCTATTCTGAACCCTAAGACCGGTAAGGGGTTGATAACAAGGCTTTTTGACTCTTCAAATACATTCGATCAGGCTGATAAAACGGGGATTATAAGTGATTGTGAGACACTGCTGAAAGAAGCTGGCTCTGCCAGCGATCTTTTCTTTTCAGAAGTTGTTGAAAAATACGGTACAGGAAATAAAACCACCAGGATCAGAAAAAAGGGTATCATTAACAACTACCTTGATAAGCCATTGTCAAATCTTTATGATCTGCTGGAGTCTCTATCAAAGCAGGTCAAGACAGATGAGGATAGACTTGAAATTATTGCATTCGCAAACAGGTGCAGTGAAACTAAGAGAAATATTTTTACTATCATAAATCAGGAATTGGAAGAGTGTGTATATTGGGCAGAGGTAATAAGGAGAAAGTCTCGATATGGATCGTTCACAAATACATTGCAATTAACCAACACACTGGAACCATTAAACCATAAATTTTCAAGATGCTCTCTACTTGCCGCACCAATAAATGTTGCCAGGGAATTTGAGAGGCAGATATTTGGCAGGATCAGGCCGGTAATTCTTACTTCAGCTACGCTTTCAATCAACGGAAACTTCAAATATATAAAGGGGAGGTTGGGAATACCTGTCTGTGCAAAGCCAGGTACAGAAAAATCACTCAACAATTCCGAACAGGAGGAATTTGATCCATGCGTAACAACCGAAGATGACTATAACGAGAAAGCGATAGGGTCGCCATTTAATTTTTCAGAAAACGCACTCATATACATTCCGGACAACATTCCTGATCCGAATTTGCAGCCTGATAAATTTAAAGACAATATTATTAAACACATAGAGGAGATAATCACTTACTCACAGGGAAGGACTTTTATTCTCTTTACAAGTTTCAAGATGCTTAATAGCGTATACGAAGAGATCTGGGAGGAGCTGGACGAGTTTACAATTTTCCGGCAGGGAGACAAGCCAAGATATCAATTGATCGAAGAGTTTAAGACCAGTGAGAAAGCTGTCCTCTTTGGCACAGCAACATTCTGGCAGGGAGTTGATGTGCCCGGTGAAGCCTTGAAGTGTGTAATAATAACAAAATTGCCTTTTGCTGTCCCTGATGATCCGATAATTGAAGCAAGGATGGAGCTGTTGAAATCCCAGAATAAAAACCCTTTTATGTTCTATCAGGTTCCACAGGCAATAACACTCCTGAGGCAGGGATTTGGCCGTCTGATCAGGTCAACGACGGATACTGGTGTGGTTGCAATACTTGATCCCCGCATTAAGAGCAAGTTTTATGGCAAGTACTTCTTAAACTCGCTTCCCGACTGTAAAAAAGTTTCTGAAATAGAAGAGATTAAAAATTTTTTTAATCCATTTGAATGTTGA
- a CDS encoding 3-deoxy-7-phosphoheptulonate synthase has translation MPDKRIENLNVFTEEPLLAPVELKKRFPVTDKAVRAVMTGQSTIKNILDRKDPRIFVVVGPCSIHDVAAARDYALRLKKLADEVDDTLFLLLRVYFEKPRTKTGWQGFINDPGLDGSGKLEEGLKRARELLLYVADLGLPAAGEALDLVSPQYIQDLFSWTAIGARTTESQTHRKMASGFSTTVGFKNGTNGNLTIAINAMHTAANPNSFVSVGPEGHVAVIRTKGNRYTHIVLRGGESGVNYDADSIAGCQKELRESGLPENIMVDCSHANSQSDPDKQLEVLEDITRQILEGNQSIIGLMLESNINRGKQPVPSDRAALKYGVSITDACIDWQATENALKLLRERLKNRLPVRENHA, from the coding sequence ATGCCAGATAAACGCATAGAAAATCTAAATGTATTTACTGAAGAACCACTCCTTGCGCCTGTTGAACTGAAGAAGCGATTTCCTGTTACCGATAAGGCCGTCCGGGCTGTTATGACAGGGCAAAGCACTATCAAAAATATTCTGGATAGAAAAGACCCTCGTATTTTCGTCGTTGTAGGGCCCTGCTCAATTCATGACGTTGCGGCCGCGAGAGATTACGCTTTGCGTCTTAAAAAACTGGCTGATGAAGTGGATGATACACTGTTTTTATTGTTGCGTGTCTATTTTGAGAAACCGCGTACAAAAACAGGCTGGCAGGGTTTCATTAACGATCCGGGTCTGGATGGCTCCGGAAAATTGGAAGAGGGCCTGAAACGTGCACGCGAGCTGCTTTTATATGTTGCTGACCTCGGTTTGCCTGCGGCAGGAGAAGCGCTTGATCTCGTATCACCTCAATATATCCAGGACCTCTTCTCCTGGACAGCGATTGGCGCCCGCACAACTGAGTCACAAACACACAGGAAAATGGCAAGCGGGTTTTCAACTACAGTTGGATTTAAGAATGGGACTAATGGTAACTTAACAATCGCGATAAATGCTATGCACACTGCCGCTAATCCGAACAGCTTTGTCAGTGTGGGCCCTGAAGGCCATGTTGCTGTTATTCGAACGAAAGGTAACAGGTATACACACATTGTACTTCGCGGCGGTGAGTCAGGGGTCAATTACGATGCCGACAGCATCGCAGGATGCCAGAAGGAATTAAGGGAATCCGGCTTGCCTGAAAACATTATGGTGGACTGCAGCCATGCTAATTCTCAAAGCGACCCGGATAAACAACTCGAAGTACTGGAAGATATTACCCGCCAGATCCTTGAAGGCAACCAATCGATTATCGGCTTGATGCTGGAGAGTAATATTAATAGAGGCAAACAGCCTGTTCCTTCTGACAGGGCGGCTCTTAAGTATGGTGTTTCCATCACCGATGCCTGTATCGATTGGCAAGCTACTGAGAATGCCTTAAAGCTATTACGAGAACGGCTTAAAAACCGTCTACCGGTTCGCGAAAATCACGCTTAA
- a CDS encoding Tll0287-like domain-containing protein: MKKNLKLYSVIIVVVAIVILSISFTNFQKQSTLLREEVFDKCKMIALELKHTREYLAETMAITNMEHDETTRLLMPAIAGNEIGKKFYNATGYRLRQVSSRYRNPKNRPDRFEEQALAEFEKDKKLSEYKGVDEIESKRVLRYLIPLHIEEACLKCHSAKEKIPESILEAYPEDKATDYTFGDLRGAISVAVPIDRAEAEIKGNLVHLTIVTTVGMIFLVTFVFIAMNITIKRKNETTHRNSG; encoded by the coding sequence ATGAAAAAGAATTTAAAACTATACAGTGTCATAATAGTTGTAGTAGCTATTGTAATTCTTTCCATAAGTTTTACTAATTTCCAGAAGCAATCTACATTGTTACGAGAGGAAGTTTTCGATAAGTGCAAAATGATTGCTCTGGAGCTTAAGCACACAAGGGAATATCTGGCTGAAACAATGGCAATTACAAACATGGAACATGACGAAACTACCAGACTGCTCATGCCGGCAATCGCGGGAAATGAGATTGGCAAAAAGTTTTATAACGCGACAGGATATCGATTGAGGCAGGTGAGCTCGAGATATAGAAATCCGAAAAACAGGCCGGACAGGTTTGAGGAACAAGCCTTGGCTGAATTCGAGAAGGACAAAAAACTTTCAGAATATAAAGGTGTAGACGAGATAGAGAGCAAGAGAGTGCTTAGATATCTCATTCCTCTCCACATAGAGGAAGCGTGCCTTAAATGTCACTCTGCCAAGGAGAAAATACCGGAGTCCATACTGGAAGCTTATCCTGAAGACAAGGCCACGGACTATACCTTTGGAGACTTGCGAGGCGCTATCTCTGTGGCAGTGCCTATAGACAGGGCTGAAGCAGAAATCAAAGGAAACCTGGTCCATCTGACAATTGTAACTACCGTAGGGATGATATTCCTGGTAACCTTTGTCTTTATTGCGATGAATATCACGATTAAGAGGAAAAATGAAACCACGCATAGAAATTCTGGATAA